A stretch of Armatimonadota bacterium DNA encodes these proteins:
- a CDS encoding ATP-dependent Clp protease adaptor ClpS, with product MTVIGPCESEFSVLVTFGGRCHSMAVQASVIEPLERHKEKSRGPAAKGGWIVTVFDNETNTYDEVIMVLMAATGCSLDEAEIETWEVDHLGKSVVHYSTEKECRRAAEIIATIGIQVEVSEE from the coding sequence ATGACGGTTATAGGTCCGTGTGAGAGCGAGTTCTCGGTACTCGTAACCTTCGGCGGCCGCTGCCACTCGATGGCAGTGCAGGCGAGCGTGATCGAGCCGCTCGAAAGGCATAAGGAGAAATCGCGCGGTCCAGCGGCAAAGGGCGGCTGGATCGTCACGGTTTTTGACAACGAAACCAACACCTACGACGAGGTGATCATGGTGCTGATGGCGGCGACGGGCTGCTCGCTCGACGAAGCCGAGATCGAAACCTGGGAGGTCGACCACCTGGGCAAGTCCGTGGTCCACTATTCGACCGAGAAGGAATGCCGCCGCGCCGCAGAAATCATCGCGACCATTGGCATTCAGGTCGAAGTCTCCGAAGAGTAA
- a CDS encoding ATP-dependent Clp protease adaptor ClpS, producing MVVILNDDHTPIEDVIEILMKATGCGLNEAYMETWEAHTYGKAPVHFSGRDECEVVASMIGSIGVQTQVRREWDD from the coding sequence ATGGTGGTCATCCTGAACGACGACCACACTCCGATTGAAGACGTCATCGAGATCCTGATGAAAGCGACCGGCTGCGGGCTCAACGAGGCCTACATGGAGACCTGGGAGGCGCACACCTACGGAAAGGCGCCGGTGCATTTCTCCGGGCGGGACGAGTGTGAGGTGGTGGCCTCGATGATCGGAAGCATCGGCGTGCAGACCCAAGTCCGGCGCGAGTGGGACGACTGA
- a CDS encoding sugar phosphate isomerase/epimerase, with protein MSLPIALELYSVRNECAQDLLGVLAKVAKMGYQGVEFAGFHGHSAEAVKSALQSSGLQVAGSHTGIGVLGPDKLDETLAFMETIGCKYVIVPGIPEEKRNSPEACLATAEEFTALAETLEARGFRAGYHCHHGDIVPLSNGETAWYMIAEHTPDSFVMQYDTANGMSGGADPVQPILDFPGRGETVHLKEWAGAHGAALIGEGQVPWQQVFEACESVGGTRWYIVEHEDESLMPPMEAVDKCLQNLRRMGK; from the coding sequence ATGTCACTGCCGATAGCCCTCGAACTCTATTCCGTCCGAAACGAATGCGCACAAGACCTGCTGGGGGTGCTGGCGAAGGTGGCGAAAATGGGCTACCAGGGCGTGGAGTTCGCTGGCTTCCACGGCCATTCGGCAGAGGCGGTCAAGTCGGCCCTGCAATCCAGCGGTCTTCAGGTCGCGGGGAGCCACACCGGAATCGGCGTCCTCGGCCCCGACAAGCTTGATGAGACGCTCGCTTTCATGGAGACGATCGGCTGCAAATACGTGATCGTCCCGGGCATCCCTGAGGAGAAGCGCAATTCGCCGGAGGCCTGTTTGGCGACGGCAGAAGAGTTCACCGCACTTGCCGAGACCCTGGAGGCTCGTGGGTTCCGTGCAGGTTATCACTGCCATCATGGCGACATCGTTCCGCTCTCGAACGGCGAGACCGCCTGGTACATGATCGCCGAGCACACTCCGGACTCCTTCGTCATGCAGTACGACACGGCGAACGGCATGTCCGGCGGCGCTGACCCTGTGCAGCCGATCCTGGACTTCCCAGGTCGCGGCGAAACGGTTCACCTAAAGGAGTGGGCCGGGGCTCACGGAGCGGCCCTCATCGGCGAGGGCCAGGTGCCATGGCAGCAGGTCTTCGAGGCCTGCGAGAGCGTAGGCGGTACGCGCTGGTACATCGTCGAGCACGAGGACGAATCGCTGATGCCCCCGATGGAGGCCGTCGACAAGTGCCTTCAGAACCTCCGCCGCATGGGCAAATAG
- a CDS encoding DUF4838 domain-containing protein: MKGPSRRDLLLAGAALCVDRGVMSMPEPKQPYFKTRGVVIYPEDLSLRDWPERAAKAGLTTIALHHGSAPSHVMRFVQSDAGQQFLESCRKLGLEVEYELHAMRELLPRALFEKDPSLFRMNDKGGRVPDANLCVCSRAALDAVAQSALRISEVLRPTTGRHFLWGDDGAEWCRCPKCRELGDSDQALLLNNHLVGVLRKDNPKASLAHLSYANTILPPSKVKPKKGVFLEFAPIHRRYDVPYDQQLQEKDGLNALEANLKVFPAETAQALEYWLDMSRFSGWRRPVPKIPWMKGVFLEDLKAYAKRGVRHVTSFAAWIDAEYLKVHGDLGFLEEYGNGLKNVGS; the protein is encoded by the coding sequence ATGAAAGGTCCATCGCGTCGCGACCTGCTGCTGGCCGGAGCGGCGCTCTGCGTGGATCGAGGCGTAATGTCGATGCCTGAGCCCAAACAGCCCTACTTCAAGACTCGGGGCGTGGTGATCTACCCTGAGGACCTCTCGCTTAGGGACTGGCCCGAGCGGGCGGCCAAGGCGGGGCTGACGACGATCGCCCTGCATCACGGCAGCGCCCCGAGCCATGTCATGCGCTTCGTTCAGTCGGACGCCGGCCAGCAGTTTCTGGAGAGCTGTCGCAAGCTCGGGCTTGAGGTGGAATACGAGCTTCACGCCATGAGGGAGCTTTTGCCGCGAGCCCTCTTTGAGAAAGACCCATCACTCTTCCGGATGAACGACAAGGGTGGACGAGTGCCCGACGCCAACCTCTGCGTGTGCTCCAGAGCCGCGCTAGATGCTGTCGCTCAGAGCGCTTTGCGGATTTCGGAGGTGCTCAGACCCACGACCGGCCGGCACTTTCTTTGGGGAGACGACGGCGCCGAATGGTGCCGCTGCCCCAAGTGCCGGGAGCTTGGCGATTCAGACCAGGCGCTGTTGCTCAACAATCACCTGGTGGGCGTCCTCCGGAAAGACAACCCCAAAGCGAGCCTGGCGCACCTTTCCTATGCCAACACGATCCTGCCGCCGTCGAAAGTTAAGCCGAAGAAGGGCGTGTTCCTTGAGTTCGCGCCAATCCACAGGCGGTACGACGTCCCCTATGATCAGCAGCTTCAGGAGAAGGACGGCCTCAACGCGCTCGAAGCCAACCTCAAGGTGTTCCCCGCTGAGACGGCGCAAGCTCTGGAGTACTGGCTAGATATGTCGCGGTTTTCGGGCTGGCGGCGTCCCGTGCCCAAGATCCCATGGATGAAGGGGGTGTTCCTTGAGGACCTCAAGGCGTATGCCAAACGCGGCGTGCGTCACGTCACGAGCTTTGCGGCGTGGATCGACGCGGAGTACTTGAAAGTCCACGGGGACCTGGGGTTCTTGGAAGAGTATGGCAACGGGTTGAAGAACGTCGGCTCGTAG
- a CDS encoding acetylxylan esterase, producing MALFDLCLDQLQSYKPDRIELPDFDAFWQATLESARQHPLQAAFEPIQSGLIAQDCFDLTFHGFGGQPIKGWLVLPKNAKRPLPCVVEYLGYTGGRGFATDWLQWSCFGYAHAVMDTRGQGAAVGWTHGDTADAYGEGGSPSIPGFMTQGILDPKHYYYRRVFTDAVRMIEAVRGHEAIDPARICVTGGSQGGGITIAAAGLVSDVQAAMPDVPFLCHYRRATEIVDSYPYQEIARFCNVHRDKTERVFQTLSYFDGVNLGARAKARTLFSVGMMDQICPPSTVFAAYNHWGGADRAIEVYPYNGHEGGGGFHNQCKIRFLKELWG from the coding sequence ATGGCGCTCTTCGACCTCTGTCTCGACCAACTCCAATCCTACAAGCCAGATCGCATCGAGTTGCCCGATTTCGACGCCTTCTGGCAGGCCACGCTCGAATCGGCCCGTCAGCATCCGCTTCAGGCCGCGTTCGAGCCTATTCAAAGCGGCCTCATCGCACAAGATTGTTTCGATCTCACCTTCCACGGTTTCGGAGGGCAGCCGATCAAAGGCTGGCTGGTGCTGCCCAAGAATGCAAAGCGTCCCCTGCCATGCGTGGTCGAGTACCTGGGCTACACCGGCGGACGCGGGTTTGCGACCGATTGGCTCCAGTGGTCCTGTTTCGGTTATGCGCACGCGGTCATGGACACGCGTGGGCAGGGCGCGGCGGTCGGCTGGACCCACGGCGACACCGCCGATGCCTACGGCGAGGGGGGCAGCCCCTCGATTCCCGGATTCATGACCCAGGGCATCCTGGACCCGAAGCACTACTACTACCGAAGGGTGTTCACGGACGCCGTGCGCATGATCGAGGCGGTCCGGGGGCACGAGGCCATCGACCCAGCCCGCATCTGCGTGACCGGCGGGTCGCAAGGGGGCGGCATCACGATCGCCGCGGCGGGGCTCGTGTCGGACGTGCAGGCGGCGATGCCGGACGTACCGTTCCTTTGCCACTATCGGCGGGCTACTGAGATCGTGGACAGCTATCCCTATCAGGAGATCGCGCGGTTCTGCAACGTGCACCGCGACAAGACGGAAAGGGTGTTCCAGACGCTTTCCTACTTCGACGGCGTCAACCTGGGAGCTCGCGCCAAAGCCAGAACGCTCTTTTCTGTGGGCATGATGGACCAGATCTGCCCGCCTTCGACGGTGTTTGCTGCTTACAACCACTGGGGCGGCGCGGACAGGGCGATCGAGGTCTACCCGTACAACGGCCATGAGGGCGGCGGCGGCTTCCACAACCAGTGCAAGATCCGGTTCTTGAAGGAGTTGTGGGGATAG
- a CDS encoding DUF2961 domain-containing protein, with product MVYLAAAASLRLFTSLPITFSGLLAEMTDPASLARWPEPTYQCLQASSYNRESVKRDAPGWFADSDGTGFIRTEVIGGRQEWVMMEHSGPGCITKIWTPFFYYDFNNRVGPNVNVYLDGSTTPVIHEPLISLVCGKGSIGAPWAAYSARAGNLYLPIPFAKSAKVTMSLRPFYFIINYRAYPAGTAVESFRTEDTARRKTDLVRAARALMTNPPLVPKPAGYRIEGGETASTKPPAGPNAIKCLTLRIADIYRRPELLRNLVLEITFDGRETVWCPVGDFFCSADSLHAYRTAKRRVDSDGLLVSRWVMPYKASCEVRLRNLSRTSAEVELGLGTQPWKWDSRSMHFYARWRPDDVVPGTPFQDWNFVDISGKGVYVGDAWTVLNIRKDSWWGEGDEKIYVDDAYKKGFPTHFGTGTEDYYGWAGGVYPVKEDEFSAPFLSNVKVGGLDGHTQGVNICTRERGLDAIPFLRRLRFDMESSFGTDMRQKWDLLGYSSVVFFYAFPGATHNRPAESKEAAKGYLEFDDVKARSEAIKGGIGRSGRP from the coding sequence ATGGTGTACCTGGCAGCCGCCGCTTCCCTTCGCTTGTTCACGTCGCTCCCGATCACGTTCTCCGGCCTTCTCGCCGAAATGACCGATCCCGCTTCGCTTGCGCGATGGCCGGAGCCGACCTATCAGTGCCTTCAGGCGTCCTCCTACAACCGGGAGTCCGTCAAGCGCGATGCGCCGGGATGGTTCGCCGACAGCGATGGCACCGGGTTCATTCGAACGGAAGTGATTGGGGGCCGGCAGGAGTGGGTGATGATGGAGCATTCCGGACCCGGATGCATCACCAAAATCTGGACGCCGTTCTTCTATTACGACTTCAACAACCGAGTAGGGCCCAACGTCAACGTCTATCTCGACGGCTCCACGACGCCCGTGATTCACGAGCCGCTCATCTCGTTGGTTTGCGGCAAGGGGAGCATCGGGGCGCCCTGGGCGGCGTATTCCGCCCGCGCGGGCAATCTTTATCTGCCGATTCCCTTCGCCAAATCGGCGAAGGTCACGATGTCCCTGCGGCCGTTCTACTTCATCATCAACTACCGGGCGTATCCGGCGGGCACCGCAGTCGAGAGCTTCCGCACGGAAGACACGGCGAGACGGAAGACCGATCTTGTCCGCGCGGCGAGGGCCCTTATGACGAACCCACCCTTGGTGCCCAAACCCGCTGGCTACCGTATCGAGGGTGGCGAAACGGCATCGACCAAGCCACCCGCGGGTCCCAACGCGATCAAGTGCTTGACCCTTCGAATCGCCGATATCTATCGAAGACCGGAGCTCTTAAGGAACCTCGTCTTGGAGATCACCTTCGATGGCCGGGAGACCGTCTGGTGCCCGGTAGGCGATTTCTTCTGCAGCGCCGATTCGTTGCACGCCTACCGCACGGCAAAGCGCCGCGTGGATTCGGATGGCTTGCTGGTAAGCCGTTGGGTGATGCCTTACAAAGCCAGCTGTGAAGTGCGCCTCCGAAACCTCTCCCGGACAAGCGCCGAGGTGGAACTTGGGCTCGGAACGCAGCCTTGGAAATGGGACTCTCGCTCCATGCACTTCTATGCGCGCTGGCGGCCGGACGACGTGGTGCCTGGCACTCCGTTCCAGGACTGGAACTTCGTGGACATATCCGGCAAAGGCGTGTATGTTGGGGACGCCTGGACGGTGCTCAACATCCGCAAGGACTCCTGGTGGGGCGAGGGCGACGAGAAGATCTACGTGGACGACGCCTATAAGAAGGGCTTCCCAACCCACTTCGGCACGGGCACCGAAGACTACTATGGCTGGGCCGGCGGCGTGTATCCGGTGAAGGAGGACGAGTTCTCTGCGCCCTTCCTTTCCAACGTCAAGGTGGGAGGACTCGACGGCCACACCCAAGGCGTAAACATTTGCACCCGTGAACGCGGCCTGGATGCGATCCCCTTCCTAAGAAGGCTGAGGTTTGATATGGAGTCGTCCTTTGGGACCGATATGCGCCAGAAGTGGGACCTACTGGGGTACTCCTCGGTGGTCTTCTTCTATGCATTCCCCGGCGCGACCCACAACCGACCGGCAGAGTCGAAAGAGGCCGCCAAGGGTTACCTAGAGTTCGATGATGTGAAAGCTCGATCCGAGGCTATCAAGGGCGGTATCGGAAGGAGTGGACGTCCATAA
- a CDS encoding PEP-CTERM sorting domain-containing protein — translation MKRVMALSFLLAAIASQAPALNIRGALSNFDVWNDDSRDSCGFEIEIHGGSSSDVFHTYNYSAFGAPTVTDTSFSGQAGVLIRYYSETARVSQGSFTHFGVSFNRLFDQGSIIRNWLYPGASQNQVIKKPTILPEWHSELVTLGDGSQAIRDGVFNPAPDLDTSPIFFVDIYNNARNRTITLEELMQDDPTFTGAEYWGREQLDPQNFWYDDDLASESGEHSDIFSYKVYGSQEVNGQIEADTSRLLAVIMNGTVTAVPEPGSMAVLGLGVVALLRRRK, via the coding sequence ATGAAACGAGTAATGGCCCTTTCCTTTCTTCTCGCCGCGATCGCCTCGCAGGCGCCGGCTCTGAACATTCGGGGCGCTTTGAGCAACTTTGACGTCTGGAACGACGACTCAAGAGACTCATGCGGCTTTGAAATCGAGATCCACGGAGGCAGTTCCTCCGACGTCTTTCACACCTATAACTACTCGGCCTTTGGCGCGCCGACGGTCACCGACACCAGCTTCAGCGGCCAGGCCGGCGTGCTCATACGCTACTACTCCGAGACAGCCCGAGTCTCGCAGGGAAGCTTTACCCACTTTGGCGTGAGCTTCAATCGCCTCTTCGACCAGGGAAGCATCATCCGAAACTGGCTCTATCCCGGGGCAAGCCAGAACCAGGTCATCAAGAAGCCGACGATCCTGCCCGAGTGGCACTCCGAACTGGTCACCTTGGGCGACGGCAGCCAGGCAATCCGTGATGGCGTGTTCAATCCCGCCCCAGATCTGGACACCAGCCCCATCTTCTTTGTGGACATCTACAACAACGCGCGCAACCGCACCATCACGCTCGAAGAGCTGATGCAGGACGACCCGACGTTCACTGGCGCGGAGTATTGGGGACGCGAGCAGCTCGACCCCCAGAACTTCTGGTACGACGACGACCTGGCTTCGGAATCCGGGGAGCACTCGGACATCTTTTCGTACAAGGTGTATGGCAGCCAAGAGGTTAACGGACAAATTGAAGCCGACACCAGCCGTCTCCTGGCCGTTATCATGAACGGCACGGTGACAGCGGTCCCAGAACCGGGCAGCATGGCAGTGCTCGGCCTGGGGGTTGTCGCTCTGCTCCGTCGCCGAAAGTAG
- the folP gene encoding dihydropteroate synthase, translating to MGVLNVTPDSFSDGGQFLAHQAAIEHGLRLKEEGADLVDVGGESTRPGAEPVSAKEELRRVLPVVEALVVQGVMVSIDTQKPEVAQQACQAGAGVVNDVGGLRDSAMRKVCSDAGCTVCIMHMRGEPRTMQREPSYGDVVADVRDWLLAQAQRAEAEGIPGDRIWLDPGIGFGKTVAHNLELLRRLNELVASGYPTLVGVSRKSFIGKLLGSEAAPLPVGERLEGTLAFQAWAQTQGARIIRAHDVLASRRVIDSLAALA from the coding sequence ATGGGCGTGCTCAACGTCACCCCGGACAGCTTTAGCGACGGGGGGCAATTCCTGGCGCATCAAGCCGCGATCGAGCACGGTCTGCGCCTTAAGGAAGAGGGCGCAGACCTGGTGGATGTCGGCGGCGAATCCACGCGTCCCGGGGCTGAGCCCGTCTCTGCCAAAGAGGAACTCCGGCGCGTGCTCCCGGTCGTGGAGGCGCTCGTCGTTCAGGGCGTGATGGTGAGCATCGACACTCAGAAGCCCGAGGTTGCCCAACAAGCGTGCCAAGCTGGCGCGGGCGTCGTAAATGACGTCGGCGGCCTGCGCGATTCCGCCATGCGAAAGGTTTGCTCGGATGCTGGCTGCACCGTCTGCATCATGCACATGCGGGGCGAGCCACGGACGATGCAGCGCGAACCGAGCTATGGCGACGTCGTGGCCGACGTACGGGACTGGCTACTGGCGCAAGCTCAGCGGGCCGAAGCCGAGGGGATCCCAGGAGATCGCATCTGGCTCGACCCGGGCATCGGCTTTGGGAAGACCGTGGCGCACAACCTGGAACTCCTTAGGCGGCTGAACGAACTCGTGGCCTCCGGATACCCGACGCTCGTCGGCGTCAGCCGCAAATCGTTTATCGGGAAGCTGCTGGGCTCAGAAGCGGCCCCACTTCCGGTCGGCGAGCGCCTCGAAGGCACTCTGGCGTTTCAGGCTTGGGCGCAAACTCAAGGGGCGCGCATCATTCGTGCGCACGATGTGCTCGCCTCACGACGAGTGATCGACAGCTTGGCGGCGCTGGCTTAA
- a CDS encoding TlpA family protein disulfide reductase, whose translation MVIVGKTAPNIVAERAYGTYTSLASMKGKVVIVDFFAHWCGPCIASFPDMKKMYADLHDKGLEVVAFTTYYGYYKGENSQKRDMPKDTEFAKMGDFMKEYSLPWTVVYGERTNFDAYGITGIPTTALIGKDGVLKSLHVGYSAATFAEFRKEVEKALAEK comes from the coding sequence ATGGTGATCGTCGGCAAGACCGCGCCGAACATCGTCGCCGAGCGCGCCTATGGAACTTACACCAGCCTTGCCTCGATGAAAGGCAAGGTCGTGATCGTCGACTTCTTCGCGCACTGGTGCGGCCCTTGCATCGCCTCCTTCCCCGACATGAAGAAGATGTATGCCGACCTGCACGACAAGGGCCTGGAAGTCGTCGCGTTCACGACCTATTACGGCTACTACAAGGGCGAGAACAGCCAGAAGCGCGACATGCCGAAAGACACCGAGTTTGCGAAAATGGGCGACTTCATGAAGGAGTACAGCCTGCCCTGGACCGTGGTCTATGGCGAGCGGACCAACTTCGACGCGTACGGCATTACCGGCATCCCGACGACGGCGCTGATCGGCAAGGACGGGGTTCTGAAGTCCCTGCACGTGGGGTATTCGGCAGCGACGTTTGCTGAGTTCCGCAAGGAAGTCGAGAAGGCTCTGGCGGAGAAGTAA
- a CDS encoding Glu/Leu/Phe/Val dehydrogenase — MTTNPFTTAQRQLDEAAKFLELSPDVHELLRYPMAEHHVRIPVRMDDGTTKVFTGFRVQYNSARGPNKGGIRFHPEETIDTVRALAAWMTWKTAVLDLPLGGGKGGVICDTKSLSPDELERLSRGYMRAVCRTLGPEIDIPAPDVYTTPQIMTWMMDEYEMLTGHHAPAVITGKPLDMGGSPGRDDATARGGMYTLREAARAMEIDLKKARAVVQGYGNAGMHAHRLLKSLFGTTVIAVSDSKGAIYSELGLDPMAVSDYKNKTGSVVGFPGSMEITNEQLLELECDVLLPSALENVITKENAGKIQAKIIAELANGPTTPEADHILHERGVFVIPDFLCNAGGVTVSYFEQVQNLNLDRWKLEDIHRKLDERMTAAFDAVFERRAKYGVHSRLAAYLVAVERVAQACRERGWVKGDVRQKAKV, encoded by the coding sequence ATGACGACCAATCCCTTTACAACTGCTCAGCGGCAGCTAGACGAAGCCGCCAAATTCCTCGAACTCTCTCCCGACGTCCATGAACTCCTCCGGTATCCCATGGCGGAGCATCACGTCCGAATTCCGGTTCGGATGGACGACGGAACGACCAAGGTCTTCACGGGTTTTCGCGTGCAATACAACTCGGCGCGCGGTCCCAACAAAGGAGGCATTCGCTTTCATCCCGAGGAGACCATCGACACCGTACGAGCCCTTGCGGCTTGGATGACCTGGAAGACCGCCGTGCTCGACCTCCCGCTCGGAGGCGGCAAAGGCGGCGTGATCTGTGACACGAAGTCCCTTTCTCCGGATGAACTGGAACGGCTGAGCCGAGGCTATATGCGCGCGGTCTGCCGGACCCTTGGCCCGGAAATCGACATTCCTGCCCCCGACGTCTACACCACGCCCCAGATCATGACGTGGATGATGGACGAGTACGAGATGCTGACCGGGCATCACGCTCCGGCCGTCATCACCGGCAAGCCGCTGGACATGGGCGGATCGCCCGGACGCGATGACGCCACTGCCCGAGGCGGCATGTACACCCTCCGCGAAGCGGCGCGCGCGATGGAAATCGACCTGAAGAAGGCGCGCGCGGTCGTCCAGGGCTACGGCAACGCAGGTATGCACGCGCATCGCTTGCTCAAGAGCCTGTTCGGCACTACGGTCATCGCGGTCAGCGACTCCAAAGGCGCCATCTACAGCGAGCTTGGACTCGACCCGATGGCCGTCTCGGACTACAAGAACAAGACAGGTTCTGTGGTGGGCTTCCCGGGCTCGATGGAAATCACCAACGAGCAACTGCTCGAACTGGAGTGCGATGTGCTCCTGCCGTCGGCCCTCGAAAACGTGATCACCAAAGAGAACGCCGGCAAGATTCAGGCGAAGATCATTGCCGAGCTTGCCAATGGACCGACGACCCCCGAGGCCGACCACATCCTGCACGAGCGAGGGGTCTTTGTGATTCCCGACTTTCTGTGCAATGCGGGCGGCGTGACGGTCAGCTACTTCGAGCAGGTCCAGAACCTCAATCTGGATCGCTGGAAGCTGGAAGACATCCATCGAAAGCTCGACGAGCGAATGACAGCGGCGTTTGACGCGGTCTTCGAGCGAAGGGCGAAGTATGGCGTCCATAGCAGGCTGGCGGCCTACCTGGTGGCGGTCGAGCGTGTGGCACAGGCGTGCAGAGAGCGCGGCTGGGTCAAGGGCGATGTCCGACAAAAGGCGAAAGTCTAG